The Tessaracoccus timonensis sequence AGCTGGAACACGGAGCCGCCCTCGTACAGGTCGGTCACGACCACCACCATCGCCCGCCGCGGGGTGTCGACGAGCTGCTCGGCGTAGCGCACGGCTCGGTGAATGTCGGTGCCGCCGCCCAGCTGCACCTGCATGAGCGTCTCTACGGGGTCGATCACTTCGCTGCTGAGATCCACCACCTCGGTGTCAAACGCGAGAAGGTGGCTGCGCAGCGCCGGTATGCCGTGGAAGATCGACGCGGTCACCGCCGAGTGGATCACGGAGTCCAGCATGGAGCCCGACTGGTCGACCGCGATGATGATCTGCCAGCGCTCCGAATGACGCTTCGTGCGCGACACGAACACCGGATCGGCGATGACGAGTTTGCCGAGCTCCGGCGACCAGCGTTTGAAGTTGGCGCGGATCGTCGCCACCGGATCAAAGTTGGTGGCCACCTTGTGTCGGCTTCGACGATGCGGCTCCAGGCGGCCCGTCACCGCGCGGCGCACGTCGGTGGCGAAGAGCTCGACGAGTTGCTGCACCACCTTGCGCACAATCTGTTTCGCTGCGGCGAGCACTTCCTGGTTCATGAGGTGCTTCGTCGAGAGCACCGCCTTCAGCAGGGTCTCGGAGGGCTCGATGCGCTCCAGCACCTCCGGGTCGGTCACCAGCTCGCTCAGCCCATAGCGCTCCAGCGCGTCGGTCTGGATGCGTTCCTGCACCGCCCGCGGGAACAGCTCGCTGATTTCGTTGATCCAGGTTGGCACTGTGAGCTGCGACGGCCCGTCGCCGCCCAGGAGATCCACGGTCTCCCTGTCGTAGAGGAAATCCAGCGACGCCGCGCGGCGGGCGTCGACCCCCGACAGCTCGCCGAGTTTCTCGGATCCGTCCCCCAGAATGAGCCGCCAACGGACGGCGCGTGCGTCGCTCACCAGACCTCCTCGCCCAAGAAGCCGCGGACGTGGCCAAGCAGTGCCTGCTCGAAGCTGGCCACCGCCATCACGTCGTCGGAAGAGCCCTCGAAGCGCCGCAGTACATCATGGCCTTGCTCGCCCAGCAGCTGATTGGCGATCTGGGCGCGCTCGCGTGGCGGATACGCGGAGAAGGCACGACGCAGCCCCGGTAGCGCCGCGAGGAAATCGTCGTCGTCGAAGCTCGTCACCGCCGCGTCGAGAGCGCCCACAAACTCGCTCCTGCGAGTGGCGGCTTCTCTCGCCACCGTGAGCAGCCCAAACACAAAGTCGCCCAACTCCGCTGGGTTCGCCAGCAGCGTGATCGACGTGGCGAGGGCCTCGCCGTCCTCCCCATCGAGTAGCCACTGGGCGCCGGTGCCGGCGCCACGCAGCGCCGCTGCCTGGTCTGGCGAGTCGCTGATGTGATGCAACGCTCGTCGCCATGCTGCGCGCGCCAACGGCAAGTCCTGGCAGCGTTCGATGACGTCAACCCCGCTGCGGATGGCCGCTCCGACGGGGTCCGTCGACGGCGCATCGGGCAGCGCCCCAACGCGTTCCACGAGCATGGCGAGGCGTTCGAAGGCGACGGTGATGAGCGCACCGAGATCGGCCCGTCCGGTGGTCTGCCACAGTGCGTCGTAGCGGTAGAGGCGCAGTAGTGAACGCAGCGCGTCGCCGAGTCCGCCGATGTTGCCGGTGGTGGCGAACAGGGTCTCGGTGCGGGCTTGCAGTGCCCTGCCGAGGTCGTCCACTCCACACAGTGCCGCGCGGAGCATGAGTTCCGCGGCGGCGCGAGGATCGTCGACGATGTCCACGGCGTCGGCGAGTAACCGCGTCGTCACAGCCTCGTCGCGGGTGCCGCCGAATCTGGAAGCTTCGACGAGCGAGCTCTCATATTCGGGGGTCCACCACAGCCGCCAGTGCTCCACGCCGTCGGCATCCGCGCTGCGCACCAGGGCGCCGACCCGCACATCCAGTGCCACGAGACTGTGGAGCAGCCTGGAGCTGCGAAGGCCGTCGTCGCTCGTGAGGTCCACCTTCGCGACGCGCTCCTTCGGATGAGGAGTGAGCCCCAGGGCCTCCAAGTCGGCGACGAATTCCACCACCAGCGGCGGGCGACGCGTGCCGGGCGCGAGCTGACCCACCCGGTTGCCGCGCAGAATCTCGTGCACCCTCGCGACGAGCGGGTGGGCGGCGCCGTCGTCGTCCTTCACCAGCGCGCTGATGACTCCGTCGACGAGATCCGTGCGCCACACCTCACCGTGCCCGCGGAGCGCGGCGAGCGCCTGCGCGGTGGTGGAGACGGCAATGAGGTCGGCGACGGAGATCCGCTGCTTGGAGTCACGAAGCCCCTCGGCAATGTCCTTCAGCAGCCGCTCCGCGGTTCCCGTGCGCCCGGCACATCGGTCGGCGTGCAGTGCTTCGTAGAATCCGGGGTTGCGCTGGCCGGCGTCGTAGCCGGTGAGCGCGTCGAGGGCGGCGTACGACGTCGGGGTGAGCGCGACGCCGTAGCGTTCGTCGTCGGGCGATTCCCAGCGGGCAACGGGCTCAAATCCGGCGGTCAGGCAGTGCCGCAGCCCCGAGATGTGCGCCGCGCCGCACACGACGAGCACCGTCCCCGACGTGCGTTCCCCGGTCTCGCGGATGCGGGAGGCCATGTAGCGCTCGCGCTGGCGGTTCTCGTCGCTGTCGCTTCGCAACATTTCTCCGAGGCGTTCGATCCGGGCGCGGTAGTCGTCCATGCCGAGTTCGGAATCGAGCTCCAAGAGCTCGTCGATGAGGGCATCGACGTCGTCGACGCCCACTTCACGAAGCAGTGGTTCCAGCGCTGATTCCTGCAGTTTGGAGGGCTCCGCCAGTAGGTTCGCTGCGCTGGCGTGCTCGGCCCGCGCACTCCAGGGTAAATCGATGAACTCCAGCGCAATGCCCCGCTCCTGCGCGGCGCGCACGGCCGCCCACTCGGGCGCGTAGGCGCTGAACGGATAGAACGCCCCGCGACGATCTGACCACTGCTCGCTGCCCGGTTCCGCGTGCGGGTGCATCGGCGCCCAGGTGTAGATCATCACGGGGAGCTTGTGTGGCAGCGCGAGCTCCTCCAGATACTTGTTGTACTCGCTCGGTCCTTCGACGAGCACCGCCTCGACGTCGCCGGCGCGGATTCGCTCAGCGACGAGTCTCGCCCCGGCCGGCGAGTGGTGCCGAACCCCGAAGAACTCAACCTGATCGGCCACGGTCAATCCAGCAGTTCGCGATGCACCCACGCCTGGGCGCGAATCGGGTCCTTCGACCCCTGCATGCGTCGCTCGTAGTAGCCGCGCAGCCGCGAGCGATCTTCGAGGTCGTCCTTCAACGCCGATCCGGCCAGCGCTGACGTGAGTTCCTTGCCTCCAGGTGTGCCGTCGCCGAACCAGGCCGCTTCCAAGCCTGCGGCGAGCCCCGTCGACACCGCCTCCGCCGTCGACATCGCGCTGCTCAGTCGCTCGACGCCCTGGTCGCCTGCGCGCCCTGAGCGCAGCTCGCGAAACACCTCGACGATGACCCGCGTCAGGTCGCGCGGCAACCGGGCGGGGACTCCGGCATCCGCGAGCAGCGCGTCGGTTTCGCGCTGCACGAGCGCGGCCTCGACGTCGGCGTCGGGGATGGGGCCGATGGTCTCGAAGTTGAACCGTCGCTTCAATGCTGCGGACATCTCGTTGACGCCGCGGTCGCGGGTGTTGGCGGTGGCGATGACGTTGAAACCGCGCAAGGCGTGCACGGTGCGGGCGTCACCGTCGAACTCGGGGATGGTGAGGACCCGGTCGGAGAGGAGGGAGAGCAGCGCGTCTTGCACCTCGGGCGCGCAACGGGTGATCTCCTCAAAGCGCACCACCTTGCCCTCAGTCATGCCACGGTGGATGGGTGCGGGCACCAGGGCGCGCTGCGTCGGCCCCTCCGCCAGGAGTAGCGCGTAGTTCCACGAGTACTTAATGGCGTCCTCCGTGGTGGCGGCCGAGCCCTGCACGGTCAGCGACGTGTCGCCCGAGATCGCCGCAGCCAACAGCTCGCTGAGCAGCGACTTCGCTGTGCCCGGCTCACCGACGAGCATCAGGCCCCGGTTCGTCGCCAGTGCCACCACGCAGCGCTCCACCAGGGCCCTGGAGCCGACGAATTTCGGCGAGATCTCTGCACCGTCGCCCAGCACAAACTCCACAACCGCAGGAGCAGACAGGCGCCAGCCCTCAGGGGCAACCCTGCCGAGTTCCGCGTCCCGCGTAGCGAGCGTCGCTAATTCATCAGCGAAGCGCACCTCGGCTGGCAGGCGTTGTATGCGTGCGGTCATGACGACCCCTTTCTCGACGACGCAACGAGCCTAGCTTCGCTGGCGTGCATCCGAAGGCAGCGTGACTATTCCTCGACCGCCGCGTCTCGTTGCCGGTCGTGCCGCCTGGGCAGGCTGAGTTCATGGGTGTACAGGCCCCACGCGATCACCGCGACGAGCACGAGCATGACGGGCCAGGGGCCGTTACGCATGCCGAAATTCAGGGCACTGAACGTCAGCAACCCGGCGGTGACCAGCATCGCCACCCGCATGAGGCGTTGCGGCGGGCGGCTCATCGGCAGCAGCACCGCGCCCCACAGGAAATACCAGGAGTGCATCGCGGGCACCCACAGCGCGAACCACAGCAGCGACCACGACACGAAGCGCAGCGGCTGGGTACCGAGGTATTTCACCGCGAACACCACCATGCCGACGGCGATGATCACGTATCCGAGCTGACGGACGATCTCGAAGGCCACCGCACCTGCCGCCGCGTGCCCCGTCGCGGCGAAGAGGTATTCCACGCCTCTACCCAGCAGTACGACGATGGCCACCGTGTCCACCTGGCCGGGCACGTCGGAGGAATGCAGCCAGCCGAATCCCAGCCTCGTTGCGAAGGTGATGGCGCAAAACGTCAGTACGCCGATGCCGAGCGACAGCAGCGAACGCCCCAGCGCCATCATGAGAGGCTTCGCTTTGAACGATGTCCATGGACGCACGAGAAATGGCAGCGCCACCGTGGCGATGATGGCTGGCTGCTTAATCGAGGCCCCCACGCCGACGGCCACTGCGCCGACGAGCACCGCGAACCAGCGATCCCGGAAGCGGAGCGTGAGCCAGATGCCGAGCACCATGAAGCCCGTCATGAGCGCGTCGTTGTGTGCGCCGCCCACGAAGTCGATGAGCAGCAGCGGGTTCAGGGTGACGAACCAGCTGGCGAAGCCGCGGTCGAGTTTGAGGAGCCCGGCGATGCGGGGCACGGCGAAACCGATGAGCGCGACGCCCACGATGGCGGGAATGCGGTGCAGGAGTGCGGCTTTCAGGGGGTCGAAGCCGCCGAGCAACATCAGCCCTTGCGAGATGCGCAGCGATAGCGGTCCGTACGGTGCAGGCGTGTCGCGCCACACCCATGCCACCTGGTCGGCGACGTACCCAGGTAGCGCGCCCGGGCCCACCTGGTACGGGTCCAGGCCGTTGTGGAGCAGCCATCCGTGAGCGACGTAGGAGTACACGTCGTGGGAGAACACGGGCGGCGCGATGAGGAGCGGGGCGCAAGCGATCGAGAGCACGGCCCAGTTGCGCAGCGGGGGGCGCTCCCGAGCGTGGCGGTCGCTCGGGCGGAGGCGGAACCAGGCGACGAACATGAGCGCCAGGCCGAGCATCACCAGTACCGTGCCGAGCCAACGCAGCACTTCGACGCCCTGGGAGGTGTGCGGCAGCACGCTCCAGAACGGAGACGCCTGCGGCAGGTATGCGGGGCTGAGCGAGCCGAGCAAGATGCACAGCGAGCCGGCGAACGCGCCCCACACCGCGCGCGAGCCCGCAGCCAGCTGCAGATCGCGGAGCCGTTTCGCGAGCATCACGCGTCCTCAGGGGCGAGCGCAGTCTTGCCGTGCACGAGATCGTCGAGCCTATTCGTCGGCATGACGCGGCTGTCGCTCCACTCCAGCGCGTCCGTCGGACACTGCTCGATGCACACGCCGCAGAACATGCACAGCGACCAGTCGATCGAGAACGTGTCGAGCACGTTGTGGGTGCGTGGCCGCGCCCCAGGGGCGGGCACCGTCTGCTCCTGGTGCGAGGTGAGGCGGATGCACCACGTCGGGCACTCTCGTGCGCAGATCATGCACGAGGTACACAGGGATTCACGAAGCTGGATGGAGCCGTGGGTCATCGACGAACCCGCACTCTCGTTCCCGTCGCGCTGAGCGCAACGTCTTCCGCCGTCGCGGCAGGATTCTCAACGACGGCGGGGTCGGGCACGCCGACCGGCAGCAGCGAGCGTCGGCTCGGGGAAGCACTGCCTGGTTCCAGTGCGCCCGGCCACGACGTCTCGCCGCGCTCGGGAAGGAGGAACTCTTTGCGCAGCGGATGGCCTTCGCCGTGGTGGATGAGCGGGGCGTTGTCTGCATCGTCGAAGGTGATGCCAAACATGTCATGCACCTGGCGCTGCAACCAGCCAGCGCCAGGCAGCAGGTCGTCGATACGCGGCGCGGTGGGCTCGTCGCGGCTCGTGGTGTGCGAACATTCGCGACGCTCGCCGTCGCTCGGGCGCTCCAGCATGGCCACGACGCGGAACCCGCCGTCGCGGCCCAGCTCGTCGACGGCGGTGAGGAACTGGAGGAAGGTGAACCCATCGTCGATCGCGTGTTGCACCGATTCCCGGAACTCAGCCACGTCGCACCTCCTCGATAACTTCGGCAAGCGCCTCGGGTGGAGGCGGGCAGCCAGCGACAAAATGGTCGACATCGACGAGGCCACCGGCCCCCTTCTCCACCGCATACGAATCCCAGTACGGCCCGCCGATGCAGGCGCAGGCACCGAACGCCACCACCGTCGGACGCGACGGCAGCGCGTCGATGGCGGCTTGCGCGGCGGGAGCCATGGCGTGCGTCAGCGTGCCCGACAGCGTGAGCACCACGTTCGCGTCGGCGGGGAGTTCGTCGACGGGCACCCTCGGCCGGGCAGCGAGTGCGGCCTGTGATTCGAGGGCGCAGCAGGCGAGCGCGAGGTCGACGACGTACACCGACCCGTCGGAGCACCAGTCCACTGCCTGCAACATGGCAGACAGTGTACTGACACCGCGAGCTTCACCACTCGCACCCGCCTGGCGACGATGTCAGGCGAAACGCACCTGGCGACCCAGCGTGCCGCGAAGGCGCTCCGGGTCGGGCTTTACCGATTTCGCCCACTCGAGGCGCCCTGCCAGGCCGAGACGCTCACTGGCTTCCTGGTTCGTGGGGTCGGCCATGAACTCCTCGATCGCGGCGATAGAGCGTTCAAGGAGAACACGTTGGTTATCAGCGGCGGACTGCAGACGCTCGGCGTACCACGAGGATGCGAGTACCGACTCCCTGGTGAACATCCCACGGAACTCCGGCGAGTCCAGCGTCATCCCTTCGTACTCCCCGTACGCCATGATGCCCAGCAGCGCCTTGATCGGCGGCACCGCGTACTCGACGGTGCCGTCGTCGAAGTAGCTCTGCCCCACTCGCTGGTGCGTGGTGACGATGGTCTCCACCGACGACGCGTACTGCGCTGCATCCTGTTTTTCCGGGTGCAGCATGTCGTCGGAGAACACCACGTGCGGGTGCAGGAAGATGCGCCCGAAGTACTTCGTGGTGAACTTCTGCGTGATGCGGTAGCCCAGACGGCTGGCCTCATACGTCTTGCCTTCGAACTCGAAGTCGGGCACCGGCTCGAGCGCCCCTTCGTCGATGAGATGCTTCGCATCGCGTTCCTCGGGGCTCATCCGTGAGAAGAGCTCGGGGATGAGCAGCGAGATGTCGTGGTCAACGCGCACGTTGGGGCCGACCACACCGGCCGACGACAACCAGCCGTCGTAGCCCGTGAGCACGAACGACAACAGTGCCGCGTTGAGGTCGTAGGTGGTGGGCAGTGCATTGAACGGCTTCTTCGTCATCGCGCCTTCGGAGCCCGCGCCGGTAGTGGAGGGCGATTTGCCCGTCATCGACGAGATGAACTCCATCATGAGCTCCGGCAGCTCCATGTAGTGCAGCGGCGCGTAGGCGCACAGGGCCGGGACACCGTCGGAGGCAGCGTTGTTGCGCCGCCCGGCGGCCACCACGTCGACGCTGTGCCTGAGCGGCTCGTCGTGGCGAAGCCCAAGCGCCATGCGTTCACCCAACTCAGCGAGTTGGGTGGCGCGCGCATTCGCGATGTCGGGACGCACCTGCAAGTAGCGCGGGTTCTTCGTCCGAGCACCGTTCACGATGCGTGGGTGCGCCGACGACACCACGTACGTGGCCTTGCTGTGGCCGGCCGCGAAGCGTTCGAGGCGACGCCGCATCGGCTTGGTGAACTGCGAGAAGCCCACCGCGTCTTGGGTGATCTCCTGCACTTCCTCGCGCGTGAGCGGCGCGAAGTTCGACAAGAAGGCGCCCGCCGCGATGTCCTTCTCAGTCTGCTTGTCGTAGCCACGGTGGATGGCGTCGTCGGGGCGCTGGAAGAGCAGGCGCTCCGCGTTTTCGACGTATTTTCGGCTCAGTCCCTCGGCGATCCCGTGCTCGCCACCGGGCGCGACGATGGATGCGGTGATGTCGTCCTCGGTTTGCACCTTGGCTGCGGGATGGAAGTCGTGGCGCAGCCCAAACAGCCGCCACGAATCGCCTTCCTCGTAGCCGACGCGCAACATGTTGACGCGAATCTTGTCGCCATCCAGGCGCAGCGCGTGCCCGGTGCGGCCGTTCAGGCTCGGCACCGCGAAGTGGCTCGCCCAGTCGTCGCCCCACTCGGGCCGGTAGAAGCGTTTCACCACGAACACGAGTTCCTTGATGTGGTTCGGGATGCTGCCGAGCCAGGCGTTGTACTCGTCGGTGTAGTCCGCCGACGGGCTCAGCAGCTTGATGACCGACCCGACGCTGCGCTCGTCGGAGAGCAGCGGGCGAACGTCGTGCGTGGCTGGATCCTTGAAACGGTCGGAAAAGTCGTGACCGACGATCTCAGCAACCTGGCGCATGTCCTCGTCGAAGTTCTCGACGTAGGCGTTGCCGACGATGAACGCGTCGGTGATGTCTTTCGAGATCTCTGATTTGCCGCCGCCGGAGACCGTGGCCGGCTTGTGCGCCTCGGTGGCTACGGCGACGGTGCCGACGAGCGTCCACTGGCTGCCGTCGACTTCCAGGTGCAGCGGCTCAATCTGGTACCCGTCGGGGGTGATGTAGGTGTGGTCGCCCTTGAGCGGGAGCGTGTGCTGCCCTTGCGCGTTGCGCCACGTCACTGTGGAATCGCGCAGCGACAGCTCGGTGTTCGGCGGAATCAAGAGGAGCCGCTCGATGTCCGTCGCGACGGCGTACCCCTCGGGCTGCACATCCCAGCGCTCCGGATCGCGTTCGACCGCTTGCTCGAAGGTCTGGTTGGGGTTCTCGTCGGTGGTGAAGGTCTGACCAAGGTTGTACCGGGGATAGGTGCGCGCGCCGCCTGAGTGCTCTTCTTCGACGATTCCCAGGAGGTTGCTGGCGTAGCTGATCTGTGCCTTGACCTCCTTCTTGCAGTAGCCGAAGTAGTTGTCGGCAATGACGGTGCAGATGACGCCCCGCTCGTCGCGCACGCACAGCTTGAACGCGGTGCCGCCGTTGTAGCGCTCCTCCGGGTCGCTCCAGCACTGGCCGTCTCGACGCTGCCGCTCGGTGGCGTCGTCGATGTGGGGCAGGCCGAGTTCCTTCTTGGTGAGGTGCGTGAGGTGCGGGGCCAAGATGACGGCGCCAGTATGGCCGGTCCAGGTTTCGGGGTCGAGTGCGGCGTCGTTGTCCGGCAGCAGCGGGTCGCCCGCGTTTCCGAAGATGCCTTCGACGAAATCAAGGTTGGCCATGAGCGTGCCGGGCGCGAAGAATCGGACCTCCATGGTGCGGCGCGGGGTGAAGCCATGCACCGGAGGCGCCACTACTGGGCGAAGGAGGAGCGAAGCCCAGCAGTAGGCGGGCTCTTCTTCCTCCGCGGTGTACGGCAACAGCATCGCGTCCTTCGGAGGTTGCAGCGCTGCGGCGAAGATACGAGCGGCCACCTCGCGCGGCACCGCAATTTTGTCGTCTTGGATGGGGAGGCCACCTTCGGCGATATGGAACACGCCCTTGGTGGTGCGACGGTCATTCGCGGGGTTGTGCAGTACTCCGTTGGCGAGGCGGTAGCTGCTCAGCTGTTCAGAGTGGAACTCGTCGCCGCGGCGCGGGAGGGTGAGTTCGCGTGCCAGCCCCGGCTGATCGAGCACGAAGGAGCGGCTGGGAAGCTTCTCATCCCAGTCGGTGCCCTCGAAGTAGGAGTCAAGGAATGTCTGAATGCGGTCGTCGACGGGGGGCATCGCGAAACTCAGCCGACGGTTCAACTCGCGCTGGCGCTCGAGAATGGGGCTGACCAGAGCCGCTTCCTGCTCACGTCGCCCCTTGCGAGGCCTGGAATATCCCAACAGTCCAAGTCGAAGCTCAATTGCTGCAGTCGTCATGTCATTGGCCATGCACCCATTGTCGCCCTCAAGGGAAACGAACCAAAGGGCGCCCCTCACTTCAGTCAGTGCGGTTGCTCGTTTCGTGAGCGGCGCGCGACAAGCACTAGGGGCGCTTGCGACGGCGTTTACGGACGCGGCTGCGCACCGATTCAATGAAATGCAGCGTCGACGGGTAGTTCCTGGCTCCCGACAACAGCAATCCGCCCACAACGAGCGCGGTGATACCCGTTGCCGCACCTCCCACAAACACCGACGCCCTCGCACCGAAGTAGTCACCGATCCAGCCCACCAGTGGGGCTCCGATGGGCGTGCCGCCGAGGAATATAGCCATGTAGAGCGCCATCACGCGCCCGCGCATCTCGGGTTCGGTGGTG is a genomic window containing:
- a CDS encoding VWA domain-containing protein — protein: MSDARAVRWRLILGDGSEKLGELSGVDARRAASLDFLYDRETVDLLGGDGPSQLTVPTWINEISELFPRAVQERIQTDALERYGLSELVTDPEVLERIEPSETLLKAVLSTKHLMNQEVLAAAKQIVRKVVQQLVELFATDVRRAVTGRLEPHRRSRHKVATNFDPVATIRANFKRWSPELGKLVIADPVFVSRTKRHSERWQIIIAVDQSGSMLDSVIHSAVTASIFHGIPALRSHLLAFDTEVVDLSSEVIDPVETLMQVQLGGGTDIHRAVRYAEQLVDTPRRAMVVVVTDLYEGGSVFQLKAAVRRLVSEGARVLILGALDASGMASYDTTLGRELAELGAHVGVMTPFELAAWVGEAMR
- a CDS encoding DUF5682 family protein; amino-acid sequence: MADQVEFFGVRHHSPAGARLVAERIRAGDVEAVLVEGPSEYNKYLEELALPHKLPVMIYTWAPMHPHAEPGSEQWSDRRGAFYPFSAYAPEWAAVRAAQERGIALEFIDLPWSARAEHASAANLLAEPSKLQESALEPLLREVGVDDVDALIDELLELDSELGMDDYRARIERLGEMLRSDSDENRQRERYMASRIRETGERTSGTVLVVCGAAHISGLRHCLTAGFEPVARWESPDDERYGVALTPTSYAALDALTGYDAGQRNPGFYEALHADRCAGRTGTAERLLKDIAEGLRDSKQRISVADLIAVSTTAQALAALRGHGEVWRTDLVDGVISALVKDDDGAAHPLVARVHEILRGNRVGQLAPGTRRPPLVVEFVADLEALGLTPHPKERVAKVDLTSDDGLRSSRLLHSLVALDVRVGALVRSADADGVEHWRLWWTPEYESSLVEASRFGGTRDEAVTTRLLADAVDIVDDPRAAAELMLRAALCGVDDLGRALQARTETLFATTGNIGGLGDALRSLLRLYRYDALWQTTGRADLGALITVAFERLAMLVERVGALPDAPSTDPVGAAIRSGVDVIERCQDLPLARAAWRRALHHISDSPDQAAALRGAGTGAQWLLDGEDGEALATSITLLANPAELGDFVFGLLTVAREAATRRSEFVGALDAAVTSFDDDDFLAALPGLRRAFSAYPPRERAQIANQLLGEQGHDVLRRFEGSSDDVMAVASFEQALLGHVRGFLGEEVW
- a CDS encoding AAA family ATPase, translated to MTARIQRLPAEVRFADELATLATRDAELGRVAPEGWRLSAPAVVEFVLGDGAEISPKFVGSRALVERCVVALATNRGLMLVGEPGTAKSLLSELLAAAISGDTSLTVQGSAATTEDAIKYSWNYALLLAEGPTQRALVPAPIHRGMTEGKVVRFEEITRCAPEVQDALLSLLSDRVLTIPEFDGDARTVHALRGFNVIATANTRDRGVNEMSAALKRRFNFETIGPIPDADVEAALVQRETDALLADAGVPARLPRDLTRVIVEVFRELRSGRAGDQGVERLSSAMSTAEAVSTGLAAGLEAAWFGDGTPGGKELTSALAGSALKDDLEDRSRLRGYYERRMQGSKDPIRAQAWVHRELLD
- the mptB gene encoding polyprenol phosphomannose-dependent alpha 1,6 mannosyltransferase MptB; amino-acid sequence: MLAKRLRDLQLAAGSRAVWGAFAGSLCILLGSLSPAYLPQASPFWSVLPHTSQGVEVLRWLGTVLVMLGLALMFVAWFRLRPSDRHARERPPLRNWAVLSIACAPLLIAPPVFSHDVYSYVAHGWLLHNGLDPYQVGPGALPGYVADQVAWVWRDTPAPYGPLSLRISQGLMLLGGFDPLKAALLHRIPAIVGVALIGFAVPRIAGLLKLDRGFASWFVTLNPLLLIDFVGGAHNDALMTGFMVLGIWLTLRFRDRWFAVLVGAVAVGVGASIKQPAIIATVALPFLVRPWTSFKAKPLMMALGRSLLSLGIGVLTFCAITFATRLGFGWLHSSDVPGQVDTVAIVVLLGRGVEYLFAATGHAAAGAVAFEIVRQLGYVIIAVGMVVFAVKYLGTQPLRFVSWSLLWFALWVPAMHSWYFLWGAVLLPMSRPPQRLMRVAMLVTAGLLTFSALNFGMRNGPWPVMLVLVAVIAWGLYTHELSLPRRHDRQRDAAVEE
- a CDS encoding 4Fe-4S binding protein, with amino-acid sequence MTHGSIQLRESLCTSCMICARECPTWCIRLTSHQEQTVPAPGARPRTHNVLDTFSIDWSLCMFCGVCIEQCPTDALEWSDSRVMPTNRLDDLVHGKTALAPEDA
- a CDS encoding NADH-quinone oxidoreductase subunit C, whose product is MAEFRESVQHAIDDGFTFLQFLTAVDELGRDGGFRVVAMLERPSDGERRECSHTTSRDEPTAPRIDDLLPGAGWLQRQVHDMFGITFDDADNAPLIHHGEGHPLRKEFLLPERGETSWPGALEPGSASPSRRSLLPVGVPDPAVVENPAATAEDVALSATGTRVRVRR
- a CDS encoding proton-conducting membrane transporter — encoded protein: MLQAVDWCSDGSVYVVDLALACCALESQAALAARPRVPVDELPADANVVLTLSGTLTHAMAPAAQAAIDALPSRPTVVAFGACACIGGPYWDSYAVEKGAGGLVDVDHFVAGCPPPPEALAEVIEEVRRG